The sequence CTCTCCGAAAGCAGCCCGCGAGGGTAGAGGGAAGACGCGGAGCCTCAGGCCGCCCGGCGGGTCCGCTTGCGGCGCCCGGTGCTCACCGGCGGCAGCACGCGGGGGCCCATCTCGAACACCGCGGCGAAGAAGCGGGCCTGGGCCTCGCTGCCATACCGGTATCGGCGCACCGCCCCGGCCCACGTCTCCACCTCCACACCCCAGCCTCGCCGGTCATGGAGGAGCTCCACCCGCAGCACCCCACCCATGCCACCATCCTCACCCTGTGCATCCATGCCCCGGGCCCTTGAAATCCCCGTGCCAGGGCGCACACGCGACATCACCGGGTTGCGGTGTCGGCCATCCACCAAAGCGCGGCGGGCCCGTAAGGAATGCAGGAGGGCTCGGCTGCCCGCCTGCCCGCAGGGCCATGCCCGACCGGGGGACACCTCAGGTCGCCTTGTGCCCCGCGATTCCTGCGTTAACTCAGAAGCATGACTCAATTCGAGAGCAACACCGGCGAGCGGTTCGCCGAATTCGTCCTCCCCGACGGCTGCGTGCTCTGCGGTGGAGAGGTGACTGTGCGTGCCTCTCAGGCGGGTGCGCACAGCTATTGCCCGCGGTGCCACTGGCTGTCCAAGCCCAGCATGCGCGTGCGCGACAACGGCGTGGAGCTGTCCTTCGCCACCACCGTGCTCGCCTGAGCACGCGCCGCCTCACGGCGGCAACATCGTCTCCGACAGCAACAGCGCCAGCAGGGCCGCCCTCTCGCCCTGCCCGAGGCGCAGCACTTCCTCGGGCAGGGACAGGGAGACGGGCCCCGGCTGGAGCGTCGTCCCAGGCTGGCAGGTGCGCCAGCCCGAATACCCTTCTCCCGTCACGGACAGCGTGTAGTTGCATCCGCCCATGGCGCCAGCGATGGCGAAGGGCGCGATGACGAGGCTCGACGGCTGGCTGGCGAAGTTTCCCTCCAGGCGCAGGCCCGGCTCTGGCGTCCTTTCGAGGACGCGGAGGTTGACGGTGCCCTCCCCCACGCGTCCGAGCAGGTTTCCGTGGGCCCAGCCGACATCCACGTCACTGCCACGCACCTGTCCCACCAGCGCGGCGCCGCGCTGACGCAGCTCCACGCCGGGCCCCCGCACGACACCGCCCTCCTCCAGGGACAGCGCCACCGACTGCGAGCCCGCTTCGAGCCGCAGCGGCCCTCCCTGTCCGGTGACGGCGACCTGTGCCCGCGAGGAGGGCGCGAGCGCCAGACACAACGCGCCCAGGATTCCGATGACACCTCGTGTCCCTGTTTCGCTCCGCGACACATGACACCTGCTTTCGGCGGGTCCTCTGCCCGAAGGTGAGGCTCCGCCGAAGCCGTGGCAGGGGCCGTGGACCTGGCGCGCTCACGCCGGGACTCGAAAGGTCCCGGGAAGCGAGCGCGAGGTCCGTGGCTCAGTGGCCGCCGTACGTACCGCTCGCGGCGGGCACCACTTCGGGCTCGCACTCGCGCCTGCGCTCGAACTCATCCCAGGCGCGGCCGTCCTCGTAGCCCCACTCGTCGACGTCCACCTGGTAGCTGACCTGCGACAGCAGCCGGCCCCGGCACAGCTGCGAGTCCCAGTTGCCCTCCGCCAGCGAGCTGTTGGCGCGGGAGAGCAGCTCGCGCATCACCCACTCCGGGACGATTTCGCGGTCCGCGGGGTACGCGAAGCGGAAGAACATCAGGTGCGCGAGCAGCACCTCCCAGTACCGGTCGAAGCGCGCCAGCAGCCGCGGCCAGTCGAACGTGCGCCCCGTCTTCAGGAGCAGGTGCGTGAGTTCGTGCCCGTCGAAGCGCTCCCGCTCCAGGACGAAGGCCTTGCTCCAATAGATTTCCTCCGCCGGAGGCACGTTGCACGCGCAGTTCAGCAGCCGGGCGCGGACCGCGTGCTCGAACCAGCCATCGTCGACGACGGTGATGCCGTTGCCGGACGCGAAGATGAGGTCCACGAGGAAGTCGTCCCAGAAGGCCTTGTGCAGCCAGCCGTGGACGTTGCGCTGCGTGCTCCAGCCATGGCGCGCGAGCACTTCCAATGCGCGGTCCGCGTCGTCCTTGCGGATGAACAGGTCCAGGTCCTTCGTGTCGCGATAGATGCCCGTGTAGTGAGCGAACGCGTAGGCGCCGCCGACGAGGAATGGGATTCGCGCGTCAGACAACAATTGGATGGCATAGGCCCGTGCGCCCAGCTCGGCGACCGGCCGCCGAACCTCCATCCGCCGTGGGTCTCCCCCGGGCGCGCCCGAGGCCTTCGGTGGTTGCTCAGCCATGCGCCAAAAATAGGAGCGCGATGCCGGGATGACAGCAGTCCGGCCGCGTGGCAGGCCGCAGGGCAGCCGGGCATGCGTCAGCGCGCCAGCATCAACATCAGCGGCGCCGTCGCGAAGGACAGCGGAACGCCCACTCCCACCATCAACACCGCCAGGTCCGGGTCCAGGTCATGCTCGGCCGCGAGGATGGCCGCGCTCACCATGGGGCCCATGGCCGACTGCAGCAGCGTGGCCTGCACCACCGTGGGCGCCAGTCCTGGCAAGGCCAGCAGGCCCGCGGCCGTCAGCGCCGGCACCAGCAGCAGCTTGTACGACAGCCCCAGGGCCACCGCGGGCAGCCGGGGCCGGATGCCCGACAGGCGCAGTTGCAGGCCAACGGCGAACAGCGCCAGCGGCGTCAGCAGCGCGCCCAGCCGCTCCAGCACGCCGTCCAGCCAGACGGGATAGGCCCAGGGCCGCGTCACCAACGCCACCACCAGCGCCAGGAACGCGGGGAAGGTGGCCACCTTGCGCGCGAGTTGGCGCAGGGACAGCGGCGTGTCCGCGCCCGCCCGGGCCGCCGCCACCGTGGCCAGCGAGGACAGCACCAGGAAGGAGCCGAGCTGATCCACAACCACCGCCACCGGCAGGCCCCTGGCACCCAGCAGCGCCTCCGCCATGGGCAGCCCCACGAAGGCGGTGTTGCCCAGCCCCGCCGTCAGCACCAACGCCATGATGGACGGCTTCGACAGCCCCATCCGGGGCCCCAGCAGCCGGAAGAACGGCCCCGCGCCCAGGTAGTAGAGCCACGGCACCGAGGCGGCGACCAGGAGCTCCGGCACGAACACCAACTGGTGCATGGCCCGCAGCACCAGCGCGGGCAGCGCCACGTACAGCACGAAGGTGTTGAACGCCCCGGCGGAGCCCTCCGGGAACTTCCCACTGTGCCGGGCCAGGACGCCCAGCACCATACACGCCCCCAACAGCCCGATGACGTTCCCCATGGCGGGCGCAGCGTCTCAGCCCGCCGCGTCGGACTCCAGCGACATGCGGAAAAAGAAACGGGCGGCCTTCCCGTGGGGGAAGACCGCCCGTCGTTCACTTCACGCCGAAGCCTGGACTACGGCTTGGTGTAGTTGATGGCCAGGTTGAACGTACCGGACGTGTAGCCACGCACCATGATGTACGCGGTGGTCTGGCCCGCGGGCACGGCGATGTCGCACGTCTCGGAAGCGCCGCTGAGGTACGGACGGCAGTTGTACGCGCTCGTGGTGGGGGCCGCGCCAAAGCGGACGTAGAGGTCCGGGTCACCCGAGCCCGTCATCACGACCTTGAAGTTGGTGCCGGCCTTCACGCTGAAGGGGCCGTAGTTCTGGCTGCCACCCGAGGTCACGGAGCCAGAGCGCGTCTCGCTCGTGGGCGTGCCGCTACCACCGCCCAGGGGCGCGAGGTAGTTGATGGTCAGGCTGAAGCTGGCGGCCGAGTAGCCACGCACCATGATGTACGCGCTGGTCACGCCTTCCGGAACCTCGAGCTCGCAGGTCTCGTTGGCGCCGGCGAGGTACGGACGGCAGGTGTACGCGGTCGTGGTGGGCGCCGCGCCAAAGCGGACGTAGAGGTCCGGGTCACCCGAGCCCGTCCCCGTCATCACGACCTTGAAGGTCGAGCGGGGAACGACGGTGAAGGGACCGTAGTGGACGTTCGCGTTCGCACCGACCGAGCCCGTGCGGGTCTCCGTGGTGGGCACACCTTCCGGGGGCGGCGGGGGCGGCGGGGGCGGCTCACCGTTCGGCGTGCCGTAGAGCGCCTGGATGCCCTGGATGTCCTTCGCGGTCAGCACCAGGTCGCCGTTCTGGGTGCCGTTGCACTGCGGGTAGTGCATGACGGAGGAGCCGTCGTAGGTGGTCAGCGCACGCCAGTTGCTGTCCTCGAAGCACGCGCCGGACTCGGGGCGGGTGTGCTCGTGACGGAAGCCGAGCACGTGGCCCAGCTCGTGGCGGGTGATGCCCTCCAGCGTCCAGACGCCCAGGGGCTGGAAGGAGCTGGGGTCGAACACGACGTTGCGCTGGGCGCGCGCGTCGCCCGGGAAGAACGCGCGCGCCAGGTACTGGCCACCCGCGTTGATGGGGCTCACGTCGAACAGCACGTTGTTGTTGCTGGCGTTGCAGTTGGTGTCCTGCGCGCTCACGTGAACGAACTTCACGTAGCCAGCGGCTTCCCACGTCGCCGTCGCCGAGGCCATCGCCTGGACCATGCGGTTGTAGTTGCTACCGAAGGTGGTGCTCACGCAGTAGGTGAGGTTCAGCTTCTGCGTGTCGCTCCACTTCGCGTCCGCCCCGCCCACGCGGTGGACGATGAGCTGCCCGTTCTTGACGTTGTTGTCGTAGAACTCGCGCAGGTGCTTCTCGGTCGCGAACGGCGTATCACCGTCCGCGATGAAGATGCCCGTCTCCGGCTCCTGATACACCTGGGAGAGGAACTCCTCCCACGACATCCCCTGACCGAGCGTCTCCTCGGAGGCGGGGGTGGTGCCATCGCTACCGCCGCAACCGGCGAGCAGCGCCAGGCCCGTGAGGGCGCCGACGAACTTGGACTGTGACATGGACATCCTTGTTGGGATGAGTGGTTCGCAGCCGATTAAGCAGCCGCCATGCCAGCATCCAAGCCATCGCCGTCATTCAGGATTTCTGATGGCTCCCTGTTCAACGAGGTGTACCGGGACTCCAAGACCCCTCGGCCATTCGTAAATAGGCTTTACGCTTCGGCCTGAAACGACAGTGCTTCTAAGGGTTTGCCCATAGAAGAATGGCCGACTGAAATTCAGACAGACCGTCCTGAAACAAGACACCCTTCGCCGGCGGTCCACATTCTCTTGTCCCAAAAAAAGACGATGCCAGCGGAAGCCCTACAGCCCCACCAGGCTCTCCGGACGCTTCAGGCCGCGCGCGCGGCCCAGCGGCTGGAGGATGTCCTGCGGCGGCGCGTCCGCGGTGAGCAAGAGCGCGCGCACGGCGGTCTCCACCACGTCCTCGGCACCGGGGCGGACCATGCCGCGGCGGGCATCCTCCACGCGCTTGCCGCGGTAGGCGTCGAAGCGCTCCTTCACACGGCGGGCAACGTCCGACACCGCCTTGTCGCCCACCTCCACGCGCAGCTCCAATTCGTTGCGCAACTGCACCGGGTCCGCGAGCACGCCGTACCGATCGTACCCCTTGTGCGCCGTGTCCTCGTGCATCACCGCGTAGTCCTGCGTGTTGGGCGCGGGCACCTGCTGCTCCTTGATGAGGTCCCGCATCACCGCGGTGACGGAGGCCGTCACGGTGAGCCGGTGGAGCTGCACGTCGAACACGAAGTCCGAATACATGGGCTCCTCCACGGTGATGGGCTCACGGAAGGTGGCGTCGCGGTGGCGCTGCACCTGCGTGCGCTGGCCCTCGGACTTGTCCAGCGCCTCCTCCAGCGCCTTCTCCTTCTGCAGGGACGCGGCGGCCTTGGCCACCAGCAGCACCTCCTCGGCGACGCACGCCTTGTTGTCGCAGCGAGAGGGGTTGCACTCGCTGGGGAACTGCCCCGGGCCGCTGACCTCGCGCGCGGCCTCGCCGCAATCCTGCAGGGCCTCGCGGCACTGGCGGCGCTCCCGCTCGCGGCAGCGCTCCGCGGCCACGCGCACCATGGACAGCTCCGCCTGCATGCGCAGGTACTCCCGCAGCGCGGCGGCCTGCTTGCGCTCCACATCCTCCAGGGTGCGCTCGGCCTTCAGGAGCTGGGTCTCGAAGCCGCTGCGGCGCGGGTTGGGCACGGAGCGATTTCCGGCGAGGTAGCGCTGCGTGCGCTGCGACTCCTCCACCACCTGGAGCGGCAGCACCCGCTCCAGTGACAAATCCAGCGCCACGCCTTCGCGGCCCGCCGGGGCCTCCGTCACCACGCGCAGGGGCAGTTGCGTGGGCAGCATCGCCGCCAGCCGGCCGGCCGCCAGCCGCTGCGCCACGTCCGGCGCTCCGGCCCGGTCCTCCACCGGCGAGGCCACCACCAGGAAGGCCACCTCGTCGCGCAGCTTCTGGCGCACGGCCTCGGCCCGCTCCCGCGCCGCGGTGGCGCCCACGCGCTCCTGGTCCGCGCGGACGTAGGCCACCAGCGCGTTGCCCAGCTTGCCGGCCTTCTCCAGGCCCTCACCCGTGCCGAACCAGCGCCGCGCCCAGGCCACCTGCACGCCGTCCACGCCCCGCTTGGCGGCCGCGTGGTCCGGCGCCACCGACAGCACCGCGTCGAACTCCGTGCGCGCGTCCTGCAACCGCTCCGCCTTCAACGCCACGTTGCCCGCCGCCACACGCGCATCCAGGGTGGCGCCAAGCAGCTCTCGCGCCGAAGCGTTGTCCGCGTTGAGCTCCAGCGCGCGCACCAGGCGCTTCATCGCGCCATCCAGGTCCCCGGAGGCATGCACGGCGCGCGCATCCGCCAGCACCACCTCGCTCCAGGCCTGACGCACCTTGCCCAGCTTCACCTTGACCTCGGAGGCCTCCGGGTCCGCCGCCAGCGCGCGCAGATAGGCCGCCTCCGCCTCCGCCCACTTCTGCTCCTGGCTGGCGGCGTCTCCCTCCTTCACCGCACGGGAGAAGGCGGAACAGCCGGACAGCGCGAGCACCAGGGCCAGGGCCAGGGCCCCCAACCAGGGGTGGGACGAAGAAGGAGGGGGGCGGGGGCTTCGGGCAGACGCGTTCACACCTGCATCTTCGAGGAAAGCCCCCATCGGGTGAAGACTCCGGACGTCCTCTTGGCCGTCCCCCATCCCGGCAAGCCCCCCTCCCCCGGAGGTCTGCCATTGCCAACCCCCCCCACGCTCCCGCCAAGAGCCCTCACCCGCCGTCGCGGCGACAATGTATGTCTGCTTTTCAACGGCCTTGAATTCTTGCGCTGCGGGCTGCTCTACCCCAGAATGAGTCTCAAACGCCCCACCCCTGGTAAATTCCGCCAGAATTTACAGTGCGGTTGCGATGATTTGCCCTGGCTGTATATATGGACTCATTCATCGCCCTCCCGCCGCATTCCCAACCGGAGCACTCTGGACCCTCCCCCATGGAATCTGTCGCCCGCTCCCAGACTTCAGCGCCTCGCCAGGTCGTACGGACCGTGCTTCATGAGGCCCTGGAGAGCAAACTCGGTGGGGAGGTCGTGGTCCGGTCCACCTCCGTGTCCGGACGGATCTTCGTGGTGGCGCGGAAGGTGGCCTGGGCGGTCCTCAACGGGCCGGGTGCGCTCAACTTCTCTTCGGTGCTCATCCGGGAGCGGGTGGTCAGCCGCGAGGACGTCGAGCAGGTGGTGGCGGAGTGCCGGCAGAGCGGGGGCAACTTCTGCGAGACGCTGGTGACGTGGGGCCTGGTTCCCCGGGACACCATGCGAGACCTGCTGCGCCGCCACATGTCGGAGCAGTTGGAGGCCTTGCTGTCGCTGACGGACGCCCAGGCCATGTTCGTTCCGCAGCCGCGCACCTACTCCAGCCAACTGACGTATGGCCTGGATGAGCTGATTTCCACTGTCCCGAAGCCACCCACCCACCCGCTGGTAGAAAGCGATGTCATGGCGAACGTGAAGCAGTCCCTGGAAGAGACGCTGAAAATCGAAGGGGCCTTCGCGGCCTGTCTGGCGGACTCGAAGAGCGGCATGTGCCTGGGCAGCGTTGGCGGCAGCCCGGCCTTCAACATCGAGACGGCGGCGGCGGCCAACACCGAGGTCGTGCGCGCCAAGATGAAGGCCATGAGCCTGCTGGGCATCAAGGACCGCATCGAGGACATCCTCATCACGCTCGGCGAGCAG is a genomic window of Myxococcus virescens containing:
- a CDS encoding nucleotidyltransferase domain-containing protein, yielding MAEQPPKASGAPGGDPRRMEVRRPVAELGARAYAIQLLSDARIPFLVGGAYAFAHYTGIYRDTKDLDLFIRKDDADRALEVLARHGWSTQRNVHGWLHKAFWDDFLVDLIFASGNGITVVDDGWFEHAVRARLLNCACNVPPAEEIYWSKAFVLERERFDGHELTHLLLKTGRTFDWPRLLARFDRYWEVLLAHLMFFRFAYPADREIVPEWVMRELLSRANSSLAEGNWDSQLCRGRLLSQVSYQVDVDEWGYEDGRAWDEFERRRECEPEVVPAASGTYGGH
- a CDS encoding AEC family transporter; translated protein: MGNVIGLLGACMVLGVLARHSGKFPEGSAGAFNTFVLYVALPALVLRAMHQLVFVPELLVAASVPWLYYLGAGPFFRLLGPRMGLSKPSIMALVLTAGLGNTAFVGLPMAEALLGARGLPVAVVVDQLGSFLVLSSLATVAAARAGADTPLSLRQLARKVATFPAFLALVVALVTRPWAYPVWLDGVLERLGALLTPLALFAVGLQLRLSGIRPRLPAVALGLSYKLLLVPALTAAGLLALPGLAPTVVQATLLQSAMGPMVSAAILAAEHDLDPDLAVLMVGVGVPLSFATAPLMLMLAR
- the traC gene encoding outer membrane exchange accessory lipoprotein TraC; the protein is MGAFLEDAGVNASARSPRPPPSSSHPWLGALALALVLALSGCSAFSRAVKEGDAASQEQKWAEAEAAYLRALAADPEASEVKVKLGKVRQAWSEVVLADARAVHASGDLDGAMKRLVRALELNADNASARELLGATLDARVAAGNVALKAERLQDARTEFDAVLSVAPDHAAAKRGVDGVQVAWARRWFGTGEGLEKAGKLGNALVAYVRADQERVGATAARERAEAVRQKLRDEVAFLVVASPVEDRAGAPDVAQRLAAGRLAAMLPTQLPLRVVTEAPAGREGVALDLSLERVLPLQVVEESQRTQRYLAGNRSVPNPRRSGFETQLLKAERTLEDVERKQAAALREYLRMQAELSMVRVAAERCRERERRQCREALQDCGEAAREVSGPGQFPSECNPSRCDNKACVAEEVLLVAKAAASLQKEKALEEALDKSEGQRTQVQRHRDATFREPITVEEPMYSDFVFDVQLHRLTVTASVTAVMRDLIKEQQVPAPNTQDYAVMHEDTAHKGYDRYGVLADPVQLRNELELRVEVGDKAVSDVARRVKERFDAYRGKRVEDARRGMVRPGAEDVVETAVRALLLTADAPPQDILQPLGRARGLKRPESLVGL
- a CDS encoding M57 family metalloprotease, with the protein product MSMSQSKFVGALTGLALLAGCGGSDGTTPASEETLGQGMSWEEFLSQVYQEPETGIFIADGDTPFATEKHLREFYDNNVKNGQLIVHRVGGADAKWSDTQKLNLTYCVSTTFGSNYNRMVQAMASATATWEAAGYVKFVHVSAQDTNCNASNNNVLFDVSPINAGGQYLARAFFPGDARAQRNVVFDPSSFQPLGVWTLEGITRHELGHVLGFRHEHTRPESGACFEDSNWRALTTYDGSSVMHYPQCNGTQNGDLVLTAKDIQGIQALYGTPNGEPPPPPPPPPEGVPTTETRTGSVGANANVHYGPFTVVPRSTFKVVMTGTGSGDPDLYVRFGAAPTTTAYTCRPYLAGANETCELEVPEGVTSAYIMVRGYSAASFSLTINYLAPLGGGSGTPTSETRSGSVTSGGSQNYGPFSVKAGTNFKVVMTGSGDPDLYVRFGAAPTTSAYNCRPYLSGASETCDIAVPAGQTTAYIMVRGYTSGTFNLAINYTKP